A single window of Danio rerio strain Tuebingen ecotype United States chromosome 15, GRCz12tu, whole genome shotgun sequence DNA harbors:
- the ift20 gene encoding intraflagellar transport protein 20 homolog (The RefSeq protein has 1 substitution compared to this genomic sequence), with translation MAKDPLAEAGLHFDELNKLRVLEPDVSQKTTELKEECEEFVDKIGQFQKIVGGLIELVDELAKEAETEKMKAIGARNLLKSVEKQREAQHQQLQALIAEKKMQLERYRIEYEALQKVEAEQSEFIDQFILQK, from the exons ATGGCTAAAGACCCGTTAGCAGAGGCTGGTCTTCATTTTGATGAGCTCAACAAACTGCGAGTACTTGAGCCTGATGTGAGCCAGAAAACAACTGAGCTCAAAGAGGAATGTGAGGAGTTTGTCGACa agATCGGACAGTTTCAGAAAATTGTAGGTGGACTTATTGAACTTGTGGATGAACTTGCGAAGGAAGCCGAAACTGAAAAAATGAAG GCCATAGGGGCAAGAAATTTGCTGAAATCGGTTGAAAAGCAACGGGAAGCCCAGCAGCAACAGCTTCAGGCTCTGATTGCAGAGAAGAAAATGCAACTGGAAAG GTATCGAATAGAATATGAAGCTCTTCAGAAAGTGGAAGCTGAGCAGAGTGAATTCATTGATCAGTTTATACTGCAGAAATAA
- the ift20 gene encoding intraflagellar transport protein 20 homolog isoform X1, whose protein sequence is MAKDPLAEAGLHFDELNKLRVLEPDVSQKTTELKEECEEFVDKIGQFQKIVGGLIELVDELAKEAETEKMKAIGARNLLKSVEKQREAQQQQLQALIAEKKMQLERYRIEYEALQKVEAEQSEFIDQFILQK, encoded by the exons ATGGCTAAAGACCCGTTAGCAGAGGCTGGTCTTCATTTTGATGAGCTCAACAAACTGCGAGTACTTGAGCCTGATGTGAGCCAGAAAACAACTGAGCTCAAAGAGGAATGTGAGGAGTTTGTCGACa agATCGGACAGTTTCAGAAAATTGTAGGTGGACTTATTGAACTTGTGGATGAACTTGCGAAGGAAGCCGAAACTGAAAAAATGAAG GCCATAGGGGCAAGAAATTTGCTGAAATCGGTTGAAAAGCAACGGGAAGCCCAGCAGCAACAGCTTCAGGCTCTGATTGCAGAGAAGAAAATGCAACTGGAAAG GTATCGAATAGAATATGAAGCTCTTCAGAAAGTGGAAGCTGAGCAGAGTGAATTCATTGATCAGTTTATACTGCAGAAATAA
- the tmem97 gene encoding sigma intracellular receptor 2: protein MFLRVLEIIYFIYFASHIPITLLVDLQALLPEHVYPPELIKLLHWYAGEFKDPMMMDPPAWFKSFVFCEALVQLPFFPVAAYAFLKGGCKWIRTPAIIYSVHVATTLVPILSHILFHKFPLSPHPGPQTLNERLTLVSIYAPYLIIPIMILLTMLFSATYNSPSLKGNAPSKAKKQR, encoded by the exons ATGTTTCTTCGCGTCCTGGAAATCATATACTTCATTTACTTCGCCTCGCACATTCCAATTACCCTCCTGGTTGATCTTCAAGCTTTACTTCCCGAACATGTATATCCACCTGAG CTGATCAAGCTCCTGCACTGGTATGCTGGTGAATTTAAGGACCCGATGATGATGGACCCTCCTGCGTGGTTCAAGTCGTTTGTGTTCTGCGAGGCGCTCGTGCAGCTGCCCTTTTTCCCAGTTGCAGCGTACGCCTTTCTGAAGG GTGGCTGCAAATGGATCAGAACTCCAGCCATAATTTATTCTGTTCATGTGGCCACCACTCTGGTCCCAATTTTAAGCCACATACTTTTCCACAAGTTTCCTTTGAGTCCACATCCGGGACCCCAAACTTTGAATGAACGTCTGACCCTGGTGTCCATTTATGCTCCGTACCTCATCATTCCCATTATGATACTGCTCACCATGCTCTTCAGCGCAACTTACAACTCACCATCTCTGAAAGGAAATGCTCCCTCAAAGGCCAAGAAACAAAGATAA
- the rad1 gene encoding cell cycle checkpoint protein RAD1: MPLSTQSQSDVDQYILIASLDNARNLSNILKAISFKDHAIFNATQNGLKVTVEDSKCLQANAFIQADIFQEYIIKEDAVGFQVNLTVLLDCLTIFGGSTVPGVCTALRMCYNGYGYPLTLFLEEGGVVTVCKINTQEPEEPIDFDFCSTNVTNKVILQSDSLKEAFSELDMTSEVLQITMSPSHPYFRLSTFGNSGNAHYDYPKDSDMMELFQCTKIQTNRYKMSLLKPSTKALALSCKVSVRTDSRGFLSLQYLVRNDDGQICFVEYYCCPDEEVEEE, encoded by the exons ATGCCTCTGTCAACTCAGTCCCAATCCGATGTTGACCAGTACATCCTGATAGCCAGTTTGGACAATGCAAGGAATCTGTCCAACATCCTAAAAGCCATCTCTTTCAAGGATCATGCCATCTTCAATGCAACACAGAATGGGTTGAAAGTCACAGTTGAGGACTCCAAATGCCTTCAGGCCAATGCATTCATTCAG GCTGACATCTTTCAAGAATACATCATCAAAGAGGATGCAGTTGGCTTTCAGGTTAACTTAACTGTTCTTCTCGATTGCCTCACCATCTTCGGGGGAAGCACAGTGCCAG gTGTGTGCACCGCCTTGAGAATGTGCTACAATGGATATGGATATCCACTAACTTTGTTCCTGGAAGAAGGTGGTGTGGTCACTGTATGCAAGATTAACACACAGGAGCCCGAGGAGCCCATAGACTTTGACTTTTGCAGTACAAACGTGACCAACAAGGTGATTCTGCAGTCGGACAGTCTTAAAGAGGCTTTCTCTGAGCTGGACATGACCAGTGAGGTTCTGCAGATTACCATGTCACCGAGCCATCCTTACTTCAG ATTATCCACATTTGGTAATTCTGGAAATGCCCATTATGATTATCCCAAGGACTCAGACATGATGGAGCTGTTCCAGTGTACAAAAATACAGACCAACAG GTATAAGATGTCCCTGTTGAAACCGTCCACAAAAGCCTTGGCCCTGTCCTGTAAAGTGTCGGTCAGAACTGACAGTCGAGGCTTCCTCTCTCTACAGTATCTCGTGAGGAATGACGACGGTCAGATTTGTTTTGTGGAGTACTACTGCTGCCCGGATGAAGAAGTGGAGGAGGAATAG